One Acropora palmata chromosome 2, jaAcrPala1.3, whole genome shotgun sequence genomic window carries:
- the LOC141873338 gene encoding uncharacterized protein LOC141873338 yields MTEELLRKFSRENFDDGDYVPLLHGRSETAKPLSLIIKQKRSVWKHPFARDEIIILAGLEKYVSSDCEKEYLEAVKLNVIKGNDMRKGKNLPVHSHTEFGVDIADIEIKLTADGNLGDLQLGRVGQKCILDPDLRGILSCAVLDDDKMIPYQDQELFLITSVVYSEKLEVVGKRKQELEIEAGLEPSSRLSKVLKSKLYGKYKKTSTPPGVAKRNSWGPILFKHCRVQYNKEKKNTGAHEGRVCWHAQNKAYCESQ; encoded by the exons ATGACTGAAGAACTACTTCGCAAGTTTTCCCGAGAGAACTTCGACGATGGTGACTACGTGCCACTTTTGCATGGACGTTCAGAGACAGCAAAGCCTTTGTCCCTGATAATCAAACAAAAGAGATCAGTATGGAAACATCCCTTCGCGAGAGATGAAATCATCATTCTTGCTGGTCTGGAAAAATATGTTTCCAGCGATTGTGAAAAAGAATACCTGGAAGCCGTTAAATTAAATGTTATTAAAGGAAACGATATGAGGAAGGGGAAAAATCTTCCAGTGCACAG CCACACGGAATTTGGTGTCGATATTGCGGATATTGAGATAAAACTGACTGCCGATGGCAACCTGGGGGACCTTCAACTTGGTAGAGTTGGCCAGAAATGTATATTAGATCCAGACCTTCGTGGAATACTCTCTTGCGCAGTCCTGGACGATGATAAGATGATCCCTTATCAAGATCAAGAACTGTTTCTTATAACCTCCGTAGTTTACAGTGAAAAACTTGAGGTTGTGGGTAAAAGGAAGCAGGAA TTGGAAATAGAAGCTGGTCTCGAACCTTCATCGCGGTTGTCAAAGGTTTTAAAATCCAAACTCTATGGTAAGTACAAAAAAACGTCAACCCCTCCGGGAGTTGCAAAAAGAAACTCATGGGGACCAATTCTTTTCAAGCACTGTCGTGTTCAgtacaataaagaaaaaaaaaacactggaGCTCATGAAGGGAGAGTTTGTTGGCACGCACAAAATAAAGCGTACTGTGAGTCTCAGTAA